A genomic stretch from Bradyrhizobium sp. 195 includes:
- a CDS encoding peptidase domain-containing ABC transporter codes for MSQPTSVEIERFEPEPPSSEDEPRRAAQTALECLSRIAAHHGIDLPSDRLRHAYAVDETGISTDLVLRMAHDAGLRARTAQLDWKAICQLGEAYPALVQLSNLNWVLVVGAGPECDAVTVLDPLAERRGEHLLIDADRFCARWSGKAVLFKRESSPSQGQRPFGLRWFVPEMLREWRLFSDVAIAAVFLYALGLALPIFFQLVIDKVLVHESLTTLYVLSAGAIIALSFDAIFSFLRRYLLLYATNKIDIRVATKTFRHLLGLPVTFFERISAGVLVKHMQQAGRIREFLTGRLFLTGLDALSLFVFLPVLALYSVKLTCVVLAFTAVSGSVIAILMGPFRRRLYQLYQAEAERQALLVETVHGMRTVKSLAMEPSQNRAWDDRCAQSVSMRFGVEKISAGAQALTGFLEKMMTLGIVALGALDVFGGEMTIGALVAFNMLAGRVSGPLVQMVTMVHEYQEVALAVKMLGEVMNKELERDGHREGLRPDFAGQIEFENVTFRYGEGAPALDDVTFSIAPGAIFGIVGRSGSGKTTLTRLIAGMYPIQQGLLRIDGHDSREIDLTHLRCNLGVVLQENFLFRGTVRENIACVKRDATFDEVVSAAQLAGADEFIERLPRGFDTMLEEQASNLSGGQRQRLAIARALIVNPRILILDEATSALDSESEAIIRRNLRRIAEGRTVIIVSHRLSMLSDASQILVIDRGRIVDVDRHDALLSKCTFYRHLWNQQTRQIA; via the coding sequence ATGTCTCAGCCAACTTCCGTTGAAATCGAGAGGTTCGAACCGGAACCGCCCTCGTCGGAGGACGAGCCGCGTCGAGCTGCTCAAACCGCCCTTGAATGCCTGTCAAGGATCGCGGCCCATCACGGCATCGATCTGCCTTCCGATCGGCTGCGGCACGCCTATGCCGTCGACGAGACCGGCATCTCGACCGATCTCGTGCTGCGCATGGCGCATGATGCAGGCCTTCGCGCCCGCACGGCGCAGCTCGATTGGAAGGCGATATGCCAGCTCGGCGAAGCCTATCCGGCGCTTGTCCAGCTCTCGAACCTGAACTGGGTTCTCGTGGTCGGCGCTGGGCCGGAATGCGACGCTGTAACGGTCCTCGATCCTCTGGCCGAGCGAAGGGGAGAGCACCTGCTGATCGATGCGGACCGCTTTTGCGCCAGGTGGTCCGGAAAGGCCGTTCTGTTCAAGCGCGAGAGCTCTCCATCGCAGGGCCAGAGACCCTTCGGGCTACGCTGGTTCGTACCCGAAATGCTGCGGGAGTGGCGGCTGTTTTCTGACGTCGCAATTGCTGCGGTGTTCCTCTATGCGCTGGGCCTGGCGCTTCCGATCTTCTTTCAACTCGTGATCGACAAGGTTCTCGTGCACGAGAGCCTCACGACACTCTACGTGCTCTCGGCTGGCGCGATCATTGCGCTGTCCTTCGACGCCATATTCAGCTTTTTGCGTCGTTACCTGTTGCTGTATGCCACGAACAAGATCGACATCCGGGTTGCGACCAAGACATTTCGGCATCTTTTGGGACTTCCCGTAACCTTCTTTGAGCGCATCTCGGCCGGCGTTCTGGTCAAGCACATGCAGCAAGCCGGGCGGATCCGCGAATTTCTGACCGGTCGGCTTTTCCTGACCGGCTTGGACGCGCTTTCGTTGTTTGTCTTCCTGCCTGTCCTCGCGCTCTATAGCGTCAAGCTGACCTGCGTTGTGCTGGCGTTCACCGCCGTCAGCGGGAGTGTGATTGCGATTTTGATGGGACCGTTCCGACGGCGGCTCTACCAGCTCTATCAGGCCGAAGCCGAACGCCAGGCTCTTCTGGTCGAGACCGTGCACGGGATGCGCACGGTGAAATCGTTGGCCATGGAGCCCAGCCAGAACAGGGCATGGGACGATCGCTGCGCGCAATCGGTATCGATGCGGTTTGGCGTTGAAAAGATCTCGGCGGGCGCTCAGGCGCTGACCGGCTTTCTCGAGAAGATGATGACGCTCGGCATCGTGGCCCTGGGCGCGCTCGACGTCTTCGGCGGTGAGATGACGATCGGCGCGCTGGTCGCCTTCAACATGCTGGCGGGACGCGTTTCGGGCCCGCTGGTGCAGATGGTGACCATGGTTCACGAATATCAGGAGGTCGCGCTCGCGGTTAAAATGCTCGGCGAGGTTATGAATAAGGAGCTGGAGCGGGATGGTCATCGCGAGGGACTGCGCCCCGATTTCGCCGGACAGATCGAGTTTGAAAACGTCACTTTCCGTTATGGCGAGGGTGCGCCGGCGTTGGACGACGTGACGTTTTCAATCGCTCCCGGGGCGATCTTTGGGATTGTCGGCCGGAGCGGTTCGGGCAAGACGACGCTGACGCGACTGATCGCGGGAATGTATCCGATACAACAGGGATTGCTGCGGATTGACGGCCATGATTCGCGCGAGATCGATCTCACGCATCTGCGGTGCAATCTCGGGGTCGTGCTCCAGGAAAATTTCCTGTTCCGGGGCACTGTCCGCGAGAATATCGCTTGCGTGAAGCGTGATGCCACCTTCGACGAAGTTGTCAGCGCAGCCCAGCTCGCCGGAGCCGACGAGTTCATCGAGCGGCTGCCGAGAGGGTTCGATACCATGCTCGAGGAGCAGGCATCGAATCTGTCGGGCGGGCAAAGGCAGCGGCTTGCGATCGCCCGGGCATTGATTGTCAACCCGCGCATCTTGATCCTCGATGAAGCGACCAGCGCGCTCGACTCCGAGAGCGAGGCGATCATCCGGCGCAATCTGCGACGTATCGCCGAGGGACGGACCGTCATCATCGTATCGCACCGGCTTTCGATGCTGTCGGACGCAAGCCAGATCTTGGTGATCGACCGTGGACGGATCGTCGATGTGGATCGTCACGATGCACTGCTGTCGAAGTGCACCTTCTACAGGCATCTCTGGAATCAGCAGACGAGGCAGATCGCATGA
- a CDS encoding DUF4082 domain-containing protein has product MLNQKASVLDRGTKPLSLEEGAGWPDVIARGAWLEPIAGAWALNQFWISPNADQSVGGEDLLSKAMPAINAGQAATALLSRGGLGRTRGSGMPSFQSRLAALLSSSASLVVGPNAAGPALSSMPDREVAQASSILNSGTTLWTNSSDHYGPSALQGLGIPLCVEPSSGTELQPDAIAGMPGQSTSGLLDRSSTPATLNSQVSLLPSPAEAALPFATPGGSVANSLPTGSLSVMTNSADYAPGSTATFTVADIGSGASVTFNIADLSSAPGANGIADVYSPFTIKDGGIGDMDGLANGTVAAQWQVPADGRATGATLQLTATSGAQSGTTTFSDAGNKIVTENQLPGTPKSTWAIHGSIANAGDSQIEGFATQISTNAGQTVSFKVDTASSGYTVGIYRLGYYGGNGARLITSMHHTGAANQPAPLFNDPTNTVDAGNWSITDSWTIPATAVSGVYFAKLTTDTGNFQNMIPFIVRNDGTFSDVLYQTSDTTWEAYNPWGGYNLYQGPSGTNSDRAYAVSYNRPIAMNVNSNQAQPTDFVFGEEYAAIYWLERNGYDVSYISGIDASTSPGLLLNASAYMDAGHDEYWSQSQFANVTAARDAGVDLAFLSGNEIYWDIELAASFDTSHTANRTIVEYKDIWSGAQLDPNGTANGGAGLFRDPVYGPGTPENSLSGTIFTVDDLGTLDNISVPASMSQLRFWRNTSIASGNGGTLTRLLGYEWDSDLDNGFRPAGLIDMSSTTRNVNTLLLDNGLTTGPGTATHNLTLYRDPESGALVFGAGTVMYPWGLSDQYVPYKGLTAPVSSAVQQSMVNLLADMGVMPQTLQAGLVSAQASTDHTAPTAVINSPTGGTNISQGQTVTITGTASDAGGRVAGIEVSTDGGTTWHPASGTTNWSYTWVASSSGTRVIEARATDDSVNMQTTPAMVSVNVTGGSGTGSLFSASNVPAQTSLNDGSPLEVGVKFTSATAGQITALKFYRSPSDRGSDLVNLWTSTGTKLASASFTNTAASGWQTVNLATPISISANTTYIASYHTNGAYVATSNFFANSFTSGSLTAPSSATSGGNGVYSYGGTSTAGIFPTSTFASSNYWADVVFVPSSGTNRPPTAVADTANATEKGGTNNGTGGSPGTGNVLTNDTDPDSGDTKTVTAVSFGSASGTLGSSLNGAHGSLVLNASGAFTYTVNETDPAVQALRLSTNTVADAFSYTMRDSAGATSSSTVTITIRGANDAPVLAIQTANQTATVGTAFSLTLPAGTFTDVDSGDSLAYSATGLPSWLSFNASTRTFSGTPTSANVGTVSVNTTATDLGSLAASETFNIAVTTTANGPPTAVADTADATEKGGTNNGTGGSPGTGNVLTNDTDPDSGDTKTVTAVSFGSASGTLGSSLNGAHGSLVLNASGAFTYTVNETDPAVQALRLSTNTVADAFNYTMRDSAGATSSSTVTITIRGANDAPVLAIQTANQTATVGTAFSLTLPAGTFTDVDSGDSLAYSATGLPSWLSFNTSTRTFSGTPTSANVGTVSVNTTATDLGSLSASETFNIAVSTTSSTVSLFSTSDTPSVLSDSDTSPVNLGVRFTSSAAGTISGIRYYKSANDTGTHTGSLWSSTGTLLATATFTNETTSGWQTVTFSSPVSITAGTTYIASYHSNGRYADTPSYFTTAHANGPLTASANNNGVYTYGTGNLFPTSSFNATNYWVDVVFSNSGGGTNQPPIANNDSGFNATKDVALSIPGTSLLANDTDPNGDALTITSVSGAVNGTASLNAQNNTVTFTPANGYTGPASFDYAISDGRGGIASATASVTVRAPSSSTVSLFSSNPTPSIVSVNDPSSVELGMKFQASTTGDIVGLRFYKGANNTGTHVADLWSSTGTLLATATFTNETASGWQQVNFSTPVTIAAGTTYIASYHTAGNYSADPNLFASSVTNGPLTAPSSASSGGNGVYAYGSGSLFPTNTFNATSYAVDVLFRPQLAA; this is encoded by the coding sequence ATGCTGAACCAAAAGGCGAGCGTCCTTGATCGAGGAACCAAGCCCCTTTCGCTGGAAGAAGGCGCTGGCTGGCCAGATGTCATCGCACGAGGCGCATGGTTGGAGCCCATCGCCGGCGCTTGGGCATTGAATCAGTTTTGGATCTCGCCGAATGCAGATCAGTCGGTCGGCGGGGAGGATCTCCTGTCCAAGGCAATGCCGGCTATCAACGCTGGTCAGGCGGCAACTGCATTGCTGTCGCGTGGCGGCTTGGGCAGGACGCGGGGCTCCGGTATGCCGTCGTTCCAGTCGAGATTGGCCGCTCTGCTCTCGAGTTCGGCAAGCCTGGTGGTTGGTCCCAACGCAGCGGGCCCGGCGCTCTCGTCCATGCCCGACCGGGAGGTGGCGCAGGCATCATCGATATTGAACTCAGGTACCACTCTTTGGACGAATTCAAGCGACCACTACGGTCCATCCGCATTGCAGGGGCTTGGGATCCCACTGTGCGTGGAGCCATCTAGCGGGACAGAGCTACAGCCCGATGCGATTGCGGGAATGCCAGGCCAGTCTACCTCGGGATTGCTGGATCGGTCGTCCACGCCTGCGACGTTGAATAGTCAGGTCTCGCTTCTGCCGTCCCCCGCCGAGGCTGCACTGCCTTTCGCGACACCTGGCGGATCTGTCGCCAATTCGCTTCCAACAGGTTCGCTGTCCGTCATGACGAACAGCGCGGACTACGCGCCAGGCAGTACGGCAACGTTTACCGTAGCCGACATCGGGTCGGGGGCGTCGGTCACATTCAATATTGCCGACCTATCGAGCGCGCCCGGCGCTAACGGCATTGCCGATGTCTATTCGCCCTTCACGATCAAGGATGGCGGCATCGGCGACATGGATGGGCTGGCCAATGGGACAGTCGCCGCGCAATGGCAGGTGCCCGCTGATGGCCGAGCGACCGGAGCCACATTGCAACTCACCGCGACCTCTGGCGCCCAATCGGGAACGACGACCTTTAGCGACGCGGGTAACAAAATTGTCACGGAGAATCAACTACCGGGCACGCCGAAGAGCACATGGGCGATCCACGGCTCGATCGCGAACGCGGGCGACTCGCAGATTGAAGGCTTCGCGACACAGATCAGCACCAATGCCGGACAGACCGTCTCTTTCAAGGTGGACACAGCCTCGAGCGGTTACACGGTCGGTATCTACCGTCTTGGTTACTACGGTGGCAATGGTGCGCGTCTCATCACCAGCATGCATCATACAGGCGCTGCCAACCAACCGGCTCCGCTCTTTAATGATCCGACCAACACCGTTGATGCCGGAAATTGGTCCATCACAGATTCATGGACGATTCCTGCCACCGCCGTTTCTGGCGTCTATTTTGCGAAGCTGACGACCGACACTGGCAACTTCCAGAACATGATTCCGTTCATCGTTCGCAATGACGGCACCTTTTCGGACGTCTTGTACCAAACCAGCGACACGACATGGGAGGCGTACAATCCTTGGGGCGGATATAATCTGTATCAAGGTCCCAGCGGAACCAATAGCGATCGTGCGTATGCCGTTAGCTACAACCGTCCGATCGCTATGAATGTTAACTCCAACCAGGCTCAGCCGACGGATTTCGTTTTTGGCGAGGAATATGCGGCGATCTATTGGTTGGAGCGGAACGGCTACGACGTCAGTTACATTTCAGGCATCGATGCCTCGACCAGTCCAGGATTGCTGCTGAACGCCAGCGCCTACATGGACGCTGGCCACGACGAATATTGGTCGCAATCGCAATTCGCGAATGTCACTGCCGCCCGCGACGCGGGAGTCGACCTCGCCTTCTTGAGCGGCAACGAAATCTATTGGGATATCGAGCTTGCTGCGAGCTTCGACACGAGCCATACGGCCAATCGAACGATCGTCGAGTACAAGGACATTTGGAGCGGCGCGCAACTCGACCCGAATGGCACCGCTAACGGAGGAGCGGGCCTGTTTCGTGATCCGGTTTATGGACCTGGTACTCCGGAAAACTCTCTCTCCGGTACGATCTTCACCGTCGACGACCTCGGTACGCTCGACAACATCAGCGTTCCGGCGAGCATGTCGCAGCTGCGCTTTTGGCGGAACACCAGCATTGCCAGTGGCAACGGAGGAACGCTGACGCGCCTGCTTGGCTACGAGTGGGACAGCGATCTGGATAACGGCTTCCGGCCAGCCGGGTTGATCGACATGTCGTCGACGACAAGAAATGTCAACACCTTGCTGCTGGACAATGGATTGACCACCGGCCCCGGGACGGCCACGCACAACCTCACGCTCTACCGTGATCCAGAGAGCGGTGCTCTGGTTTTCGGTGCCGGCACGGTCATGTATCCGTGGGGATTGTCGGACCAATATGTTCCGTACAAGGGCCTTACCGCCCCAGTCAGCTCGGCCGTGCAGCAATCGATGGTGAATCTCCTCGCCGACATGGGGGTTATGCCGCAAACGTTGCAGGCGGGCCTTGTGAGCGCCCAAGCGTCCACCGACCATACCGCGCCAACAGCTGTCATCAACTCCCCGACAGGTGGGACCAACATCAGCCAGGGCCAGACGGTCACGATCACCGGCACAGCGTCGGACGCCGGCGGACGTGTGGCCGGTATCGAAGTTTCCACTGATGGCGGTACGACGTGGCACCCGGCGAGCGGCACGACGAACTGGAGCTATACGTGGGTTGCTTCGAGCTCCGGTACGCGAGTCATCGAGGCGCGCGCGACGGATGACAGTGTCAATATGCAGACGACTCCCGCCATGGTCAGCGTCAACGTCACAGGCGGGAGCGGCACAGGAAGCCTCTTCAGTGCTTCCAACGTACCGGCCCAGACCAGCTTGAACGATGGCAGCCCGCTTGAAGTCGGCGTGAAGTTTACCTCCGCCACGGCCGGTCAAATCACCGCGTTGAAATTTTATCGCAGTCCGAGCGACCGTGGATCCGACCTCGTTAATCTTTGGACCTCGACCGGTACCAAGCTTGCCAGCGCGAGCTTCACCAACACGGCAGCAAGCGGCTGGCAAACGGTCAATCTGGCCACCCCCATCTCAATCAGCGCCAATACAACCTACATCGCCTCCTATCATACCAACGGGGCCTATGTCGCCACGAGCAATTTCTTCGCCAATTCCTTCACGAGCGGTAGTTTGACGGCGCCTTCGTCCGCCACATCTGGCGGCAACGGCGTATATTCCTACGGTGGTACCAGCACGGCCGGTATCTTCCCGACCAGTACGTTTGCTTCTTCGAACTACTGGGCTGACGTGGTGTTTGTCCCCAGCAGTGGCACCAACAGGCCGCCGACGGCCGTCGCCGATACCGCCAACGCCACGGAGAAGGGTGGGACTAACAATGGCACGGGTGGCTCTCCCGGCACGGGGAATGTGCTGACGAATGATACCGATCCGGATTCCGGCGACACCAAGACCGTGACCGCCGTCAGCTTTGGCTCGGCGTCTGGCACGCTCGGGTCGTCACTCAACGGCGCGCACGGCAGCTTGGTCCTCAACGCCTCGGGCGCGTTCACCTACACGGTCAATGAAACCGATCCGGCCGTGCAGGCATTGCGGCTCTCGACCAATACGGTGGCTGATGCCTTCAGTTACACGATGCGCGATTCTGCCGGTGCGACATCATCGTCTACGGTCACGATCACGATTCGTGGCGCCAACGACGCACCGGTGCTGGCGATCCAGACCGCCAACCAGACCGCGACGGTCGGCACGGCGTTCTCCCTGACACTGCCTGCGGGCACCTTCACCGATGTTGATTCCGGGGATTCGCTCGCCTACTCAGCGACCGGGCTGCCCTCCTGGCTGAGCTTCAATGCCTCAACCCGCACCTTCAGCGGTACACCGACATCCGCAAACGTGGGGACTGTCAGCGTCAACACCACGGCAACCGATCTCGGAAGCCTCGCTGCGAGCGAGACGTTCAATATCGCCGTGACGACGACTGCCAACGGGCCGCCGACGGCCGTCGCCGATACCGCCGACGCCACGGAGAAGGGTGGGACTAACAATGGCACGGGTGGCTCTCCCGGCACGGGGAATGTGCTGACGAATGATACCGATCCGGATTCCGGCGACACCAAGACCGTGACCGCCGTCAGCTTTGGCTCGGCGTCTGGCACGCTCGGGTCGTCACTCAACGGCGCGCACGGCAGCTTGGTCCTCAACGCCTCGGGCGCGTTCACCTACACGGTCAATGAAACCGATCCGGCCGTGCAGGCATTGCGGCTCTCGACCAATACGGTGGCTGATGCCTTCAATTACACGATGCGCGATTCTGCCGGTGCGACATCATCGTCTACGGTCACGATCACGATTCGTGGCGCCAACGACGCACCGGTGCTGGCGATCCAGACCGCCAACCAGACCGCGACGGTCGGCACGGCGTTCTCCCTGACACTGCCTGCGGGCACCTTCACCGATGTTGATTCCGGGGATTCGCTCGCCTACTCAGCGACCGGGCTGCCTTCCTGGCTGAGCTTCAATACCTCAACCCGCACCTTCAGCGGTACACCGACATCCGCAAACGTGGGGACTGTCAGCGTCAACACCACGGCAACCGATCTCGGAAGCCTCTCCGCAAGTGAAACATTCAATATTGCGGTGAGCACAACTTCCTCTACGGTCAGTCTATTCTCGACCTCCGATACGCCCTCGGTGCTATCGGACTCCGACACGTCACCAGTCAATTTGGGGGTACGATTTACGTCCTCCGCGGCCGGCACGATTTCAGGCATCAGGTACTACAAGAGCGCGAACGACACCGGCACCCATACCGGATCACTTTGGAGCAGCACAGGCACCCTTCTGGCGACGGCCACCTTCACAAACGAGACCACTAGCGGTTGGCAAACCGTCACTTTCAGTAGTCCGGTCTCGATCACGGCCGGCACCACCTATATTGCGAGCTACCATAGCAACGGCCGCTATGCCGACACACCCAGCTACTTCACCACGGCTCACGCGAATGGGCCGCTTACGGCCTCCGCGAACAACAATGGTGTCTACACCTATGGAACGGGGAATCTGTTTCCGACGAGCTCGTTCAATGCCACCAATTACTGGGTGGATGTCGTTTTTAGCAATTCCGGCGGCGGAACCAACCAGCCGCCGATTGCCAACAACGACAGCGGCTTCAACGCGACCAAAGACGTGGCCCTCAGCATTCCCGGAACATCACTTCTAGCAAACGATACCGATCCAAACGGGGACGCTCTGACGATTACAAGCGTCAGTGGGGCCGTCAACGGCACCGCCAGCCTCAACGCTCAGAACAACACGGTGACGTTCACCCCAGCCAACGGCTATACGGGACCGGCCTCATTCGACTATGCCATCTCCGATGGCCGGGGTGGTATCGCCAGCGCAACAGCAAGCGTCACCGTCCGGGCGCCCTCGTCCAGCACCGTGAGCCTGTTCAGCTCCAATCCCACGCCGAGCATTGTCTCCGTCAACGATCCAAGTTCGGTGGAACTTGGCATGAAATTCCAGGCCTCCACCACAGGCGACATTGTCGGGTTGCGCTTCTACAAAGGCGCTAACAATACGGGCACACACGTCGCCGATCTATGGAGCAGCACTGGCACGTTGCTAGCTACTGCCACTTTTACCAACGAGACAGCAAGCGGCTGGCAGCAGGTCAATTTCAGTACGCCGGTGACGATAGCGGCGGGGACAACCTATATCGCGTCCTATCACACCGCGGGAAACTACTCGGCCGATCCCAACCTGTTTGCCAGTTCGGTGACCAACGGACCGCTGACAGCCCCGTCATCCGCCTCCAGCGGGGGAAACGGCGTCTATGCGTACGGATCCGGAAGCCTTTTCCCCACCAACACCTTCAACGCGACCAGCTACGCGGTTGACGTCCTCTTCAGGCCCCAGCTCGCAGCATAG